The following proteins come from a genomic window of Micromonospora zamorensis:
- the ddaH gene encoding dimethylargininase: protein MVTVNQHRVPRKRTYLLCSPEHFAVEYAINPWMDVTTPVDRDLAVKQWDRLRETLVGLGHEVHLLTPEQGLPDMVYAANGGFTVDGSVYGARFKHEQRAAEAAVHHAFYESQGWRFIAPSETNEGEGDFAYVPEAHGGLILAGHGFRTELPAHGEAQEALGRPVVSLRLIDPRFYHLDVALAAIDDSNVVYFPGAFSAASQRVLTQLFPDAVIADDEDAMAFGLNLVSDGANVVLNSEATRLAGKLKAAGYNPVAVDLAELKKGGGSVKCCIAELRH from the coding sequence TTGGTGACCGTGAACCAGCACCGAGTCCCGCGAAAGCGGACATATCTCTTGTGCTCGCCGGAGCACTTCGCGGTTGAGTACGCGATCAACCCGTGGATGGACGTGACCACCCCGGTCGACAGGGACCTGGCCGTCAAACAGTGGGACCGGCTGCGCGAGACGCTGGTCGGCCTCGGTCACGAGGTGCACCTGCTCACCCCCGAGCAGGGCCTGCCCGACATGGTCTACGCCGCCAACGGCGGCTTCACCGTGGACGGCAGCGTGTACGGCGCTCGGTTCAAGCACGAGCAGCGGGCCGCCGAGGCCGCCGTTCACCACGCCTTCTACGAGTCGCAGGGCTGGCGGTTCATCGCACCGAGCGAGACCAACGAGGGCGAGGGCGACTTCGCGTACGTGCCGGAGGCGCACGGCGGGCTCATCCTGGCCGGGCACGGCTTCCGCACCGAGCTTCCGGCGCACGGCGAGGCGCAGGAGGCGTTGGGTCGGCCGGTGGTGTCGCTGCGCCTGATCGACCCTCGCTTCTATCACCTGGACGTGGCGCTCGCGGCCATCGACGACTCGAACGTCGTCTACTTCCCGGGCGCGTTCTCCGCGGCCAGCCAGCGGGTGCTCACCCAACTCTTCCCGGACGCGGTGATCGCCGACGACGAGGACGCGATGGCCTTCGGGCTCAACCTGGTCAGCGACGGCGCCAACGTGGTGCTCAACAGCGAGGCCACCCGGCTGGCCGGCAAGCTGAAGGCCGCCGGATACAACCCGGTGGCGGTCGACCTGGCCGAGCTGAAGAAGGGCGGCGGCAGCGTGAAGTGCTGCATCGCCGAGCTGCGGCACTGA